The proteins below come from a single Staphylococcus sp. MI 10-1553 genomic window:
- a CDS encoding sialidase family protein, giving the protein MLIIGLVTPNAFAQVIGQENENGSNALVFERDNIQLTGNGMNVTSSVLNKLTGPDFTVIIKYHQLNTDGIQALFGISNSKKGNQNSYLDMYVRENGELGMEARDSYTKTNHLVSRPASVWGKYKNKPATNTVAFVSNHHNKTYSLFSNGYKIEEKQINHFLQFSDIKGLDTFVIGGVNREGKNSFGFNGTIENIKIFSNALDENTIKSMTKNDITQRLVYQADDETHSNYFRIPSLYTLSNGRVLSSIDARYGGTHDFLNKINIATSYSDDDGNTWTKPKLTLSFDDFASVSMEWPRDPDKRDWQISGGAIYIDSVLLEKSNKQVMLFADVMPAAVSFRDAVRNDSGFKKINGKYYLKLKKSGENEYQYSVRENGIIYDDRTNKPTEYALDKNFAISKNNEKLKVEQYSAKVMNGQKTEFKNGKFVDMNVFYKDAIFKVEPTNFIAYSVSDNFGTTWSKPTLIPPLLGEKHNFPYLGPGRGIVEHSKGRILIPSYTGKDSVFIYSDDNGRTWNTKVIPLPSNWSAEAQLIELKPGVLQAYMRTNNGKIAFITSKDAGNNWSDPEYLDFISNPNYGTELSIINYSQKIDGKNAVILSTPNSKKGRRNGQIWIGLIGENNKIEWRYHHDVDYSKYGFSYSTLTELPNHDVGLMYEKFDSWSRNELHIKNVVPYVSYKIEDLKNN; this is encoded by the coding sequence TTAAATAAATTAACTGGACCTGATTTTACAGTGATTATCAAATATCATCAATTGAACACTGATGGGATTCAAGCTTTATTTGGTATTTCGAATTCAAAAAAAGGTAATCAAAATAGTTATTTAGATATGTATGTAAGAGAAAATGGAGAACTAGGTATGGAAGCGCGTGACTCTTATACAAAAACAAATCATTTGGTATCAAGACCTGCTTCTGTATGGGGGAAATACAAAAATAAACCGGCAACAAATACAGTTGCATTTGTATCAAATCATCATAACAAAACTTATTCTTTATTTTCTAATGGGTATAAAATAGAAGAAAAGCAGATAAATCATTTTTTACAGTTTTCAGATATCAAGGGGTTAGACACATTTGTAATTGGTGGAGTGAATAGAGAAGGAAAAAATAGTTTTGGATTTAACGGTACAATTGAAAATATTAAAATCTTCAGTAATGCACTAGATGAAAATACAATAAAAAGCATGACAAAAAATGACATCACTCAACGGTTGGTTTATCAAGCAGATGATGAAACGCACTCAAATTATTTTAGAATACCATCTTTATATACATTGAGTAATGGTAGAGTTTTATCAAGTATTGACGCACGCTACGGCGGTACTCATGACTTTTTGAATAAAATTAATATTGCAACAAGTTATAGTGATGATGATGGTAACACATGGACTAAACCAAAGCTTACTTTATCTTTTGATGATTTTGCATCTGTATCTATGGAGTGGCCTCGTGATCCGGATAAACGTGATTGGCAAATTAGTGGCGGTGCGATATATATAGATTCGGTTTTATTGGAAAAAAGCAATAAACAGGTTATGCTTTTTGCTGATGTTATGCCTGCAGCGGTTAGTTTTAGGGATGCTGTAAGAAATGATTCAGGATTTAAAAAGATTAACGGAAAATACTATCTTAAATTGAAAAAAAGTGGAGAAAATGAGTATCAATATTCAGTTCGTGAAAATGGAATAATTTATGATGATAGAACGAATAAACCTACTGAGTATGCTTTAGATAAAAACTTTGCAATAAGTAAAAACAATGAAAAATTAAAGGTAGAGCAATATTCAGCAAAAGTTATGAATGGACAAAAGACTGAATTTAAAAATGGTAAGTTTGTTGATATGAATGTTTTTTATAAAGACGCTATATTCAAAGTAGAACCTACCAATTTTATAGCCTATTCTGTTAGCGATAACTTTGGAACAACTTGGTCTAAACCTACACTTATTCCACCATTACTTGGGGAAAAACATAATTTTCCATATTTAGGGCCTGGTCGAGGAATTGTAGAGCATAGTAAGGGGAGGATTCTAATTCCTTCTTATACTGGTAAGGATTCTGTGTTCATCTATAGTGATGATAATGGAAGAACTTGGAATACTAAAGTTATTCCTCTTCCTTCTAACTGGTCAGCAGAGGCACAATTAATAGAATTGAAACCAGGTGTTTTACAAGCTTATATGAGAACGAATAATGGGAAAATTGCATTCATTACTAGTAAAGATGCGGGTAATAATTGGAGTGATCCGGAGTATTTAGATTTTATTTCTAATCCTAATTACGGAACAGAACTATCTATTATTAATTATAGTCAGAAAATAGATGGTAAAAACGCCGTAATTCTTAGTACACCAAATTCAAAAAAAGGTAGAAGAAATGGTCAAATTTGGATTGGTTTAATAGGAGAAAATAACAAGATAGAGTGGCGCTATCACCATGATGTCGACTATAGTAAATACGGCTTTTCATACTCAACGTTAACAGAACTGCCTAATCATGATGTAGGATTGATGTATGAAAAATTCGACTCTTGGTCAAGAAATGAATTGCATATTAAAAATGTAGTTCCATACGTCAGTTATAAAATTGAAGATTTGAAAAATAATTAG
- a CDS encoding Gfo/Idh/MocA family protein — translation MIRYGIVGTGYFGADLARSINNIDDAKVTAVFDPHNAEAVANELNAEVSDSLNALVSRKDVDCVIVASPSYLHREPVVKAAEHGKHVFCEKPIALNFEDCKAMVDACKEHNVTFMAGHIMNFFNGVHHAKNLINEGKIGEVLYCHAARTGWEESQPTVSWKKLRDQSGGHLYHHIHELDCIQFIMGGLPEKVTMVGGNVYHQGEQFGDEDDMLLINLEYEDQRYAVLEYGNAFRWGEHYVLIEGTLGAIKLDLYHTGGTLRVKGEGESHFLIHETQQEDHERTAIYTGRGMDGAIAYGKPGVRTPQWLQTCIDKEMAYLHRILQGGAIDESYVKLTNGVAALESIATADACTLSLKEDRKVKLSEIVAPK, via the coding sequence ATGATTAGATATGGTATTGTTGGCACAGGATATTTTGGGGCGGATTTAGCAAGATCTATTAATAATATAGATGATGCAAAGGTTACTGCAGTTTTTGATCCACATAATGCAGAAGCAGTCGCAAATGAATTAAATGCAGAAGTTTCCGATAGTCTAAATGCGCTAGTTAGTAGGAAAGATGTGGACTGTGTCATTGTAGCATCACCGAGCTATTTACATCGTGAACCTGTTGTCAAGGCTGCTGAACATGGCAAACATGTTTTTTGTGAAAAACCAATTGCATTAAATTTTGAAGATTGTAAAGCTATGGTTGATGCATGTAAAGAACATAACGTTACATTTATGGCAGGACATATTATGAACTTCTTTAATGGGGTTCATCATGCAAAGAACTTGATAAATGAAGGTAAAATTGGAGAAGTTTTGTATTGTCACGCTGCACGTACTGGTTGGGAAGAGTCGCAGCCGACTGTCTCATGGAAAAAATTACGCGATCAGTCTGGTGGTCATCTGTATCATCACATTCATGAACTGGATTGCATTCAATTTATTATGGGCGGTCTACCCGAAAAAGTAACAATGGTGGGTGGCAATGTGTATCATCAAGGGGAACAGTTTGGTGATGAAGATGATATGTTACTCATCAATTTAGAATACGAAGATCAACGTTATGCAGTTTTAGAATATGGCAATGCGTTTCGTTGGGGCGAGCATTATGTTTTGATTGAAGGGACATTAGGTGCCATCAAATTAGACCTCTATCATACAGGTGGAACATTACGTGTGAAAGGTGAAGGCGAGTCTCATTTCCTCATTCATGAAACACAACAAGAAGATCACGAACGGACAGCCATTTACACAGGACGAGGTATGGATGGTGCAATCGCATATGGTAAACCCGGTGTGAGAACGCCACAATGGCTACAAACGTGTATTGATAAAGAAATGGCTTATTTGCACCGTATATTACAGGGTGGTGCAATAGATGAATCTTATGTGAAGTTAACGAATGGTGTGGCAGCGCTTGAATCGATTGCGACAGCTGATGCGTGTACGTTATCACTGAAAGAAGATCGCAAAGTCAAACTTTCAGAAATTGTAGCTCCAAAATAA